The window TTCCGGCGGCTCCAAGCCCTCATACCCCCAATAAAATTCCTTACCCTGTGTATGAAAAGCAAGCAAACGATCGAATTGACTATTTCTAGCTAAAGAAGCCATTACTCTGGCTTCCGGCTCTGTTAGCGGTGCATCACCGGGATAATCTCTTGGTGCAGGAGATTTTGGCTCCTTTCTTTCCTTTTCAATTTCCCAATTTGCCGGAAATTGATTATTTAAATCAACCCCTCTTATATTTGCTTTCCAATCGCTAAAATCAGCGCTTCCTTTGTTGATGGCAATCAATTCTTCCCTTAATGCCGGCGGTGGTCCCTTCAATACTAAATCAACACCATCTGGGTTGACCATTGGTACTATTGACAAGTCAATAGACTGATACAAAGGCATTGTAACAAGGCCACGAATAGGCTGGCTATTTGTTAAGGACAAGAGAAAAGTATTGAGTAATGCCATTAGAATGGGGGTTGTTATCCATTCATTCGCATGGAAGGAAGCGTCAAAGTGAATTTTTTTCGTACCTTTACCTAGCTTAATTTCTTGTATCGGTTTTCCTTCAACACTACGTCCAATTGTTCGAACCTGAATGAAAGGAAACTGACTTTTTAATGTTTGAATATCCCTTGCTAATAGAGACGAATCATATCTGACAATCCTTCCCATAGAAGGAGCTATTACACGAGCAGGCAGGTAAATCGTTTGACCGATTTGAAGACTGCTCGGATTTACATGCTGATTTAAAAGCAATAATGCATCAATAGAAATATTTCTGGCCGTCGCTAACTTCCATAAGGAGTCTCCGCTTTTAACTCTATAGGTTTGGCTCGTAAACCCTGGGATAAATATTTCCTGTCCAACTTGTATCTGTGAAGCATTGAGGCCGGGATTAGAATCAATAATCAGTGGTAATGGAATCATAAATAGGCTGCTATAGTACCATAATGTGTCACCAGAGCGAATATTGACCTTCACCTGTTTTCCTCCTTTCCATCACATCATACATATGTCATGGTTTTCGATTTATGCCATTCAAAGGCTATAAATCATCGGATAAAAAAAGACCTGCCATCACGATACTAACCTGAGATAAAAACAGACAAGCAAAAAAGGGCTGACCCTATTGGGCCAAATCCCTTTATTCTATAACTGATGATTATTCCTTTCGTTGTTCCTTTAAAAACTGTATTTCATGACGTAATAATAATACCGCTGTCTGATATTCACGCGGATCCATTAATTGGGCTCGATATAATTCGTGGACCTCCGCTTCCATTAGCTCCAAATCAGCAATCCGTTCACCAATGTAAATAATCGTGCCAAACTTCTTTAAATATTGTTGAATATCGTAAATCGTCTTCATCTTATTATTCCCCATCTATCTTATTTAGCCTCAGTATAAAGCAAAATGACTAACCTCTCAAGGGCTGTCGCAAATAAGCTATCCTTACCGCTTTGTCATCTTTTTGTCGCTTCTGAATATATATGAATGGGACAACCCGTCCCAGCTACGGAAGGTTGGTAAAGAAAAGGAGGCAGGCGGTTTGAATAAAATCATACATCTTTTAGCTATGATGATGCTTACCATTATCACTATTTATATGATAAATAACTATGTCAGAACAGCTGAAAGCTTTACTTATTTTCCACCTGACCAAGAAGCTTCCTTTCTCTCAGCTGAAACAGCTCTTTCCTTGGCAGGTGATACAAATAATGGATATGCCATTCTTTGGAAAGCCTCTTCCTTGTTAGACCGCAAGGCATATTTAAGACAGGATATAAGCTTTTTGTATGTAAATGGAATCCTACAAGCAAAGCTAGGAAAGGAATGGAAAAAGGGTGAAGACAAAATTTATTTAGACAAAAATATAATGCAGCACGAAAGTGCCAATTTTAAAGCGATTAGTTTCCACCACGCGGAACTACATAACAATAACAACATTACCAGTAGTCAAAGGATTACGCACGATGAACTTTATGTGGTTCAATCAAAATTCACTCAACTGCATTCCTTTCGTTATCCAAAAGGAAAGGAAGACAAGGAATGGAAATTCATTATAGATCAAATGATTGAGGAGCATCTAAAGCAGACACTCTCAACGGCAGAAAAAACCTTTGACCTTGCAAAGGCTTATACGGTTTATCCTTTAACAGATATGTACCAATTTGAGAATTCACCGCTTCCAGGCTTTGATGAGCAAGAAACCAAAAAAATATTGGGTCGATTATGGGAGGGAATTTATAAAAATTATTTCCTTGGTATCCAAAGAATGGATGGTACTACAGCTGATCCAATTGGAAGCACCATCCCCCTAATATTATTGGCTAAGGACCAATCACATTTACTCGTCATTAGTATGCTAAGAGATGGTGAAGCTATGATTCTACGCCAGCAGATTCCAGCTCATTAATTTTTGTGAGCAGCTTGTCATAATCTTTATTTTCCGGCTGTAATTGATGGGCTTCCTCAGCATATTCTTTGGCCTGTAAATAATTCTCTTCACTCAAATAGAGAAGTGATAAATTATAAAAGGCTTCATGAAAATTCGCCTCCATATCAATAGCTTGGTGCAAATGTGCCTTAGCGTCATCTAGATGATTAAGTTTTATTTCAACAAAAGAGAGAAGGAATAGGATATTAGCTGTACTTTCATTTTGACTATCATACTCCTGTAATAACCTATAGGCTGGTTGATAATCTTCATCCTCTACATACTGCTGAGCTAAAACAAGTGCTGATTGCTCATCAATCAATTTACCTTCATTCTCTTGCGTATACTGAAATAGACCGAAAAGGACGGCAGCACTTGCTAGGAAGGTAATGATTTGCACTGCTGGTCTTTTTTGCTTCGGTAAGTGTACCATCGCCGCCGCAAGAAATCCTCCGATTAAACCGCCAATATGTCCTGCATTATCAATGCCTGAAATGGTAAAGCCAAAGGCTAAGTTGATCGCTATGACAATCAGAATATTCGTTCCCATCGTTCGAAAAAATAGCTTAGGAAAAGCGGTGCCAAAATACAACAATGCACCAAAGCAGCCAAAAATGGCACCGCTGGCTCCGGCCGATATATTTTGACTAAAGAGAAGGCTAGCCAATGAACCGCTAATGCCCGCAAATAAATAAATGAACAGGAATCGACTGTTTCCAAATAGCCTTTCTACTGTTAATCCAAGATAATATAATGCCAGCGTATTCATAAGTAAATGCAATATACCGATATGGAGAAAAATAGGTGTAAAAAGACGCCACCAATCTCCTTCTAGAATGAGCCAATTTGCTTTCGCACCAAATTGTATTAAGACAGACGAATTCGTGCTGCCGCCGGCTGCCTCCATAAGCAGAAACATAATAATTTGAATGGCAATAAATAAATAGGTAAAACGAGGCTTACCATTTTCAAACAGCGCTTTCTCTGATAGTACCTTTTTTCTCGCAGCCGATAAAGCTGCTTGTTTTTCAACTTCGATATCATGCTCCAAATACTCCTCTTTCCAAAGGATTGGAATCGACTCATTCAATGTCTGTTCAATTGGCTTGATATCAGTTTGTCTGTCGCATATAAGCGAAGTAATTTTTGTTTTTTCTCCCTTTGGATGGACTAAGGGTTTATTAATATAATCTTCATAATCATCAACAGGAGGATAGGGCGTTATATAAATATTTAAAACATCCAGCGACCTTTTATGTAGCTGTTTGCGAATACTCTCCCCGTTCGCTAAGGTTAACTGGATATCCCGCTGAAGCCAATTACCCCAGTCTAAATTATAGTGAAGAATCCGAATAACCTGTAACTCTTTATTTTCCAATTTCTCCAGCCAAAGCTCTTTTTGACTTTTTGAAAGCTGAATGATTCGATAATCATGCTCACTGATGAAATAATTCGCCAGTCTCCAGAATATAAAATCTTCTCGAAAACTCACATTTCCCCCCTCTTTCTTTGCTGTCATTACTAGTTTATTTTTACTATAGGCAATTTTTAAGCGTTCGTAAAGTGATACCCACTTTCTATGTCATATGAAAAAAAGACCCAATCGGGTCTTTAACTAAGCCTATGTGATTAGATTGGGCTTGGACCCTGTGAAAAAACAGAACCCATCATCCGATTTCTTATTGCCGGAATATTCATCAGTGATCTAACAAAAAACCTCCGCATCATGGAATTACCTAAGACTGTGTTAATAACTCGAAATCGTTTTTGAAATAATAAATATCCACCCATTCCAATTAATATGATTGATAAAATTCTACCCATTTATCATCCCTCCTTCCACTAGTGTGAGATAAAATAACCTATATTATCCGATGGAAGATAAGGAAATAAATGACTTTTATTGACAGAATAACGGCTTAAACTACGCCACTAATCAAAATACTCACAAATAAAATGATAAGAACAGACAGAAAATTAACCACATCATTGTTCAGAATCGAAAATCCTTTAATGAGCCTTGTCCTATGACCGCAATGTTTTTTTTTCTCTGTTTTCAAGCCACAATTGGGACACTGATATTCAGCCTGCACGAAAGCTCCAAGTAAAGTATCGATAACATTCCCGCAAAAACCAAGAATAAGAATAAACAGGAATTCATTAAACGGCAATTGAAAAAGCAAAAACGCTCCAAGAGCAACAACACAGGAGCCTGCCGCTGCTGCAACGGTCCCTAGAACGCTGATGGCACCTGAAGTTCCACGAGCAACTCGTTGGAAGGTTTTCACATTCACCGGCCTGCCTTTACTCATTGAGCCAATTTCAGATGCCCAGGTATCAGAATTGGAAGCAGCAAGACAAATACTAAAGCCAAGCACCCAAAAGAAATCTTTTGTATAGTAATACATCGCACTTGAAAAGGCCGCAAGAGCACCATTAGCAAAAACCTGCTGCCAGTCTCGCTGGGAGCCTTTAACAAGAATTTCTTCTGCTCTTTGTTTCCTTGTACTTTTTACTTTCGACCATGCACTCGAGCTACCAAAGAATAATCCAAGCAGTACTAATCCTTTTATGCCGAGGCCTAACGTTATCAAAGCTCCGATTACAAAAGCAGCAGCACTACCAGTAATGGTTAATAATTTAGAATAGTAACCTAGGATGGCTGCTGTTAAAATACTGAGAACAATAACGATCGTCATGGATTCATTTCGTTCCCTTCGTACGTGATAATTTTCTCAACCGGTATATCATGTGGCTCTTTCGGGAGTTGATTGACCATCTGCTCTCGAAAAGCAAGCGACACGGTTTTCCCATGATAATTTTGCAGAAAGCGGTCATAGTATCCCCCGCCTACACCCAATCGATAGCCTTCCATCGTAAAAGCAAGTCCAGGTACAATCAGGAGATCGATTTCTTCTGGGTCTACCCTTGTCGTGCTGGCTTCTATTGGCTCAAGCAAACTGAAATAGACAGACTCTAACTGATTAAAGCGCTCAAGAATCCGAAAATTCATTTGTTTTTCCTTTGGCAAGCATTTAGGGATAACAACTGTCTTCCCTTCATCCCATGCCTTACGAATAATTTGATATGTATCAACTTCAGGCGGATTGGAAATCGTAATACCAATCGTTTGTGATGATTTCCATAATGGGTCGTCATACAGCGTTTGCGCAATCTGATAGGAGTAATGTTCATAAAGCGGTTTAGATATTCTGTGCAATGTTTCTTTCATTTTTTGACGAAGTGTATTTTTTTCCATCATGCAAGTCTTCCTTTCGCATATAATGAGAACATTTAATTAAAAGGAACAAAAAAAAGCAGCAGGATATCCCGCTGCTTATTTTGTTTCACGATGTGCAGTTGTACGCTTTTCTCTTGGGCAATATTTTTTCAGCTCAAGACGATCTGGATTATTCCGTTTATTCTTTTTTGAAATATAGTTACGGTCTCCACACTCAGTGCAAGCTAACGTAATATTCACACGCATGTTAATTTCCCTCCAAACTATATAAAGCTCGTTCGTTCATACGACTTTTCTATAATATCATTTTTTATTTGGAAATGCTAGTGTGATTTTAAAAAGCTTGCGCTTAAGTGGTGGTGTTTTTTGGCATTCAGGATATGATCATATAGCTTCACTGTTTCTAGCGCCGCGATATCCCAGTTATACCGGCTTAGAACGAGTTCTTTACCCTTTTTTCCAATTCTTTCCGCTAAATCAGGGTCTTCTAAAAGCGTGATAATCCCCTCCACTATATTTTCACCAGCCGGCTCTATTAGCATACCTGTCTCTAAATGTTGAATGATTCCTTTTAATCCACCTGTATTGGAGACAATAGTCGGTTTTCCAGCCTGCATCGCTTCTAAAGCAACGATTCCAAATGGCTCATAAAGGCTTGGAAAAATCGCTATTTCCGCGAGCTGTAACAACGCATTACGCTTTTCTTCATCGATAAATCCAATGAAACGGACCCTATCTGTTAGCTGCATTTCAATAACTCGGCGACGATACTCCTCAAGCATTGGACCTTTACCAGCAATAATAAAATATACATTTATGCGCTTCGCCTTTAAAGCTGCGGCGGCTTCAATTAAAGTGTCAAACCCCTTTTCTTTCACCATTCTACCGATTGAAAATATCATACGGCAATCACGATCTATTTTAACATCAGATAAATCTCGATTAAGAACCTCCGAGCCATCGCAGTCTATCCCGTTTGGAATCGTTACTAACTTTTTTTCTTCCGCTGAAAAAAGCTTCTGAACCTCCCCCTTCATAAAATCACTGCAAACGACAACTTGGTCAGATTGTTCTACCAGTTGTTTTTCCTTTTGATGAATAAATCGCTGCATTTCCGTATATATACCGTTATTTCGACCATATTCAGTAGCATGGATGGTTGTAACTAAAGGAAGCTGCAAATGCTTCTTTAATGAAACGGCGGCTGCACCGACAAGCCAATCATGCGAATGAATACAATCAAAAGAATATTCTTCTGCTAAAGCGGCTGCTTTCTCTGCTAAAGCAATATTTAATCCACCGATCCAAAGCAGAAAATCCTCTTCATTTTCACTGAGCGGCTTTACCCTATGTATGCTGACACCATTGATTTTTTCCATTACTGGCGAATCTCCCGCACCTGCTGTTATAACATGTATTTCATGCCCCTTCTTCGCCAAGGCCTTTGTCAGCCCGTGGACATGGCGTGATAAGCCGCCAACAATATGAGGAGGAAATTCCCAAGTTAAAACTAGAATTCTCCTCTGCTTACCTTTCCGGTCATTTTCATCCGCATCTAATAAATCTGTCCTTTGCTTCAATTCAGCACCCTCGTATAATGCTACAGTACGCTTGACACCTTCGGTTATAAGATCATTCATCCACCGCCATTGTGACAAATAGCCTTCCGTAACAGAAGGATTTACTAACATCCCTGATAATTTAACCCACTCCTGAAGCAGCTGCGTAAATGCTTTTGTTTCGTCGATTAAATACTTGATCACGGTATCTGTGATGGAAAATAATGGGATACTTTCAGATTCAACTTCACGCTTATATGGAAGAAATGGAACATCCTGCCTTGTACTACTAAATAGAAAAGGGTTGTTCATGACCTATCATCCTCTTTTGAGATTCTTTCGTAATAACTATACGTACTAACATGCTCTACCCATTGCGGAGTTCGCTCTCTTTTAGAGTATACCTCATTTTCCTCTGTCTCCTGTTTTGCGCTTCCCTTTGGTATATGAACTTGATTAGAACGAAGCAACGGAAAAAATCTATGACCTGACACAAGGATGCCAATTTCAACCAAGTAACATCGATTATCCTGCGGCTGCTTAAGAAATGACACAGCCTGACCCTCCTCTAACTTTACCTCAAGAATGGGCGTTTCATTGCTAATAAATGGAGTTTCCGTGACATCATATAGCCTTAAAACTTTTTGAAAGCTACTAACAGATTGATCAAAATATGCTAACACCAGGTCTTTTTTTATTTCTGATAATCTCCAAAAGATGAACAATTTATTTTCAGACAGTATCCATGCCGTTAAATGTTCCTTTTCCTTTGTGTTCAGCCTTCCCTTATTTAGATAACGGGCCTGAATCGTGCCCTTCCTTACGATTCTTATCGGTTTTCTCTTAGCAGCGCTTAATGTCTCTTCTCTTTTTTGATACTTTTTCCATTGATACTGTACCTTTCCGACTGTTGTATGTAACTCATCAGCTATTTTGCGAAAAGAAAGACCCATACTTCTCAGTTTCTTAATCTCTTCAATCATGGCGCACCTCTTTTAAAAAAGAACGTATTCATTAAATATCAGAATATAATTACTATTTTGTATAATGGTATCAAATATTAGGGCTTCCGACAACAAACGGTTTTTGTCGAATGTAAGCACTCAAGGTTTTTTCATTATGACGAAATAATGAAATTGTCGAATCTTGTCAAAGATAATGATAAAATGAGGATTGTTCAGTTATTACTATGAGGTGACAGAATGAGTACACTATTAATCAGTTTATTTTGCGTTTCACTACTTCTTTTTTTTCTGTCTTTTTTTCTCAAGGACCCTTACAAACAGCTTCGTGAAGAAATAGACCAGCTAAATATGAATCAACTTCAGGAGATGTATCAAATAAAAAAGAAATTAAAGATACTAGAAGAGGAGCTTCTTATCAATGAAATTGAACTGTCACCCTCTCTATCGAAAATAGAGTCAGAGAATCGAGCAGTCCATGACATTATTAAAAACCAAGTCCGTTCATTAGCAGGACAAGGAACACCCATTGAGCAAATTGCCCGGCAGTCCTCCTTACCCATCAAGGAGGTTCAATCCATCTTAAAGGAATATGGCTTCAAAGGAGAAAAATATGAATAAACGAAGTATGCGTGCTTTTGCATTCGGTATTTTTCTAACTGCCTCCGTAATAGGGGCTGGATATTATGATCAGGGGGGACAACAGAACTCCATGACAGTTGATGCAGCAAAGTCACAACTGGAAAAAGCAGGTTATGTCATCTTATCTGAATCGGAATTCAATCATTTAAAAGGTAAGATAAACATTGAGGAAAAAGAACATCCTTCCCCAACAAACTCTGTACAAGAAACAACAAAAAGATAAGAAGCAGCTTTCCAAGCTGCTCCTTATCTTTCTTAGTTATTAAGCTCATAATGTTTTCCTTTTACTAAATAAAAAATATACTCTGCTACATTTGTGATATGATCGGCAGACCTTTCTAAGTAACGGCATATAAAAAGATACTGTGTAATGTGATTAAGATTTTCAGATTTCTCACCGCTCAGCTTAAAAAGTTCCTGAATCGTTTCACCGTACAATGTATCTACTGCATCATCCATTTCAGCCACTTTTTTAGCCAGTTGGGTATTCTCATCTTTATAAGCAGCTACGCTATTTTTTAACATCACAGCAGTGATTTCATACATTTTCTTCAGGTTGTTTAACGCCATCAAATGAGCTTCTTTTCCAATCCTAATCGTTGATTTTGCAATATTAACAGCAAAATCTGCAATTCTTTCGATATCTGTAGCAATTTTTATCGCAATAATAATCCGGCGTAAATCAATCGCAACAGGCTGCTGTTTTGCAATAAGCAGGATAGCAAATTCATTGATTTCTTCATAAAGAATGTCTGCTTTCGTATCATCCTCCATGATTTGTAAGGCAAGATCTATATTATGCGTTTCAAAAGCCTCAATAGACAGCCTTAGCGCATCATCTGCAAAATGAACTAGGTCAACTAATTTATCCTGCAATAGCTTTAATTCATCTTCAAATTTCCCACGTACGACCAATTCTTTTGCTCCCCTCATTTATCCAAATCTACCCGTGATATAATCTTCTGTTCGTTTATCAGTAGGTGTTGAAAAAATTCGATTTGTTTCATCATATTCAATAACTTCACCGTTTAAGAAAAAGGCCGTTTTATCGGAAATACGAGCAGCCTGCTGCATATTATGCGTCACTATAATGATACTAAACTTCTTTTTTAATTCCTGTACCAGCTCTTCTACCTTTAAAGTAGAAATAGGATCAAGTGCCGAGGTTGGTTCATCCATTAGAATCACATCCGGTTCAATCGCAAGGCAACGGGCAATGCACAGACGCTGCTGCTGTCCTCCAGAAAGACCATAGGCATTTTCTTTTAGGCGATCCTTGACTTCATCCCAAATAGCAGCACCTCTTAAGCTCTTCTCTACAATTTGATCAAGAATTTTTTTATCACGAATACCATGTATTTTAGGCCCGTAGGCTACATTTTCATATATTGATTTTGGAAACGGGTTTGGCTTTTGAAATACCATTCCCACTTTTGTCCTTAGTTCTTCCACTCCATAGGATTTATCGAGGATATTTCTGCCACGATAACTTATTTCACCTGAAGTTCTGACTATCGGCACTAATTCAATCATCCGATTCAGCGTTTTAATATAGGTTGATTTCCCGCATCCAGAAGGACCAATAATGGCTGTCACTTCATTTTCCATAATATCAAGGTCAATATTTTTTAATGCGTGATTATCACCGTACCAAAGATGTAATTGACTTGTTTTATAGACAACCTGTTTAATCTTTTTGTCCTCCTTTGCCATGGGCGGGATTACGTTTAATTCTCTTTCAATCGTAATATTCATATGAAATCCTCCTTCATCCTGATCCTTCATCCAATGTAATTTTTACATTCTTTTTTGAAACTTATTACGAATAATGACCGCAATGGAATTCATAGCAATCAGCAAAATCAGTAAAACAAGGATGCCAGCAGCAGCAAGTGCCTGAAACTCAACTTGCGGGCGACTCGTCCAGTTATAAATTTGCATTGGTAACACCGTTAACGTATCTAAAAAAGAATTCGGTAAGAAGGCAAGGAAAAGTGGCAGTCCCAAAACAACCAATGGTGCTGTTTCACCAATCGCACGGGAAAGAGCTAAAATAGCACCCGTTAGAATTCCTGGAATAGCAGCAGGCATCACAACCCGAACGATTGTCTGCCATTTTGTCGCCCCCATTCCATAGGAAGCCTCACGCAGCTGTTTAGGTACGGCACGAACCGCCTCTTGTGCAGCAACGATGATGACTGGAAGAATCAATAAGCTCATCGTGAGACCGGCTGCGAGTACGCTTGTTCCTAACGACAGAGCTCGAACAAAAATCGTTAAGCCTAATAAACCAAATACAACTGATGGAACGCCAGCTAGATTAGAAATATTAATTTGAATAAACATTGTAAAACGATTCTTTTTCGCGTATTCCTCTAAATAGATAGCTGTGCCTACTCCTAAAAGAAGTGAAACAGGTGCAACAACGAACATTAACCAAATCGTTCCATTTAAGGCTGTATAAATTCCAGCCTGTTCCGGTTTCCTCGATGGCAAGCTATTCAAAAATTGCCAATCCAAATATACTGCCCCTTGTGATACCACACGATATAACAAAGTTCCTAACACTAATAATCCAAACAGCGTTGCAAGGAGAAATATTCCTTTGAAGAATACATTCTTAAATAATCTTGATTTCATCTTTTGTTTGACTTGCTCACGATCGACTAAATTCATCTTAATATTCCTCCTTGAAACGGCGAGAGACATATTGAGCCAGTAGGTTCATCACTAACGTAAATAGGAAGAGTGTAAATCCAACTGCATAGATACTGTAATAAATTGTTGTGCCATAACCAGCATCACCTTGACTAACCTGAACGATATAAGCGGTCATCGTTTGGATAGAGCTTGAAATATCCCAGCTTAAATTGGGTGTTGATCCACCCGCAACGGCCACAATCATCGTTTCTCCAATGGCACGGGAAACACCTAACACAATCGATGCGACAATTCCAGAAATGGCTGCAGGGAGTACGACCTTCAATGCAACTTCAAGTTTTGTTGAACCTAATCCAAGTGCTCCTTCTCGCATTGCCTGTGGTACAGAAGACATGGCATCCTCTGAGAGAGAGGCAATCGTTGGAGTAATCATAATTCCAATCACAATGCCTGGGCTGATGGCATTGAATATTTCTATTGAAGGAAACAGTTCACGCAAAATAGGTGTGACAAATGTTAAAGCAAAGAATCCATAAACAATGGTCGGAACACCAGCGAGAACTTCCATAATCGGTTTAATCATGCGGCGAGTTCTATCTGAGGCATATTCACTTAGATATATGGCTGTTGCCAAACCAATTGGAACAGCAACGATAACTGCAATGAGCGTAACCTTCAATGTACCTGAAATGAGTGGTAAGATTCCAAATGAACCTGGGTCTGAGAAGGGATACCACTTCTGTCCAGTTAAAAATTCACCAATTGATACTCGTTCAAAAAACGTAAACGTTTCAAACAAGAGTGTAAATAAAATACCCAGTGTCGTTAACACCGATACACATGCAGTTAGTAATAGTACTACAGGCATAACGCTATCCATTGAGATGGCTTTTCTTCTTTTTCTTTTTTCCACAATCATTTCTTGGACAGACAACACATTATGATTCTTCGTACTCAAAATGAAAACCCCTTTCATCCCCATGACAAGATGAGAAGCCCTTCGACGTGCTTCTTGTGACACTAGCAAAGGTCATTCGCTCAGGTTGAGAGCCGTCAACGTTAAGCGAATGACTTCCTATTGGTAATGTAAAATTTCTATCGTTTATTTTAAGTCCTCTAACGTTGATAAGGCATCATCATACGATGGGAGTTTCACATAACCAACATCCTCTGAGAGCTCTCCAGCATTTTCTAATGTAAAATTCATAAAGTCATAAATTTCTTCTTTTTTCACTGAATCATTTTTTACGTAAATGAATAATGGACGTGATAAAGGAGAGTATTCGCCACTTTCAACCGTTTCATTTGTTGGTTCAACCGCTCCGTTACCTCCGTCAATTGGCACAACCTTTAAATTCTCTTTGTTTTCTGCATAGTAAGCATAACCAAAGAAACCAATGGCATTTTTATCCCCTGTCACACCGGTCACAAGGATGTTATCATCTTCAGAAAGAGTAGCATTTTCAACAATTGGCTGTTCCTCTAAAATCACTTCATTGAAATAATCATATGTTCCTGAATCAGTACCAGGTGAATAGAATTTAATTTCTTCTTCAGGCCATTCTTCACGGATATCAGACCACTTTTTTGCTGTGCCATCTTCAACCCACATTTGCTTTAATTCCTCAACTGTTAAAGAATCAACCCAATCGTTGTCCTTGTTCACAACGATGGATAAACCATCTTTTGCGATTTCAAATTCAGTATATTCAATTCCAGCTTCTTCCAGCTGCTCTTTTTCTTCATCTTTTATAGGTCGGGATGCATTACTAATATCCGTTTCCCCAGCGATAAACGCCTTAAA of the Bacillus tuaregi genome contains:
- the pstC gene encoding phosphate ABC transporter permease subunit PstC; protein product: MGMKGVFILSTKNHNVLSVQEMIVEKRKRRKAISMDSVMPVVLLLTACVSVLTTLGILFTLLFETFTFFERVSIGEFLTGQKWYPFSDPGSFGILPLISGTLKVTLIAVIVAVPIGLATAIYLSEYASDRTRRMIKPIMEVLAGVPTIVYGFFALTFVTPILRELFPSIEIFNAISPGIVIGIMITPTIASLSEDAMSSVPQAMREGALGLGSTKLEVALKVVLPAAISGIVASIVLGVSRAIGETMIVAVAGGSTPNLSWDISSSIQTMTAYIVQVSQGDAGYGTTIYYSIYAVGFTLFLFTLVMNLLAQYVSRRFKEEY
- the phoU gene encoding phosphate signaling complex protein PhoU, whose protein sequence is MVVRGKFEDELKLLQDKLVDLVHFADDALRLSIEAFETHNIDLALQIMEDDTKADILYEEINEFAILLIAKQQPVAIDLRRIIIAIKIATDIERIADFAVNIAKSTIRIGKEAHLMALNNLKKMYEITAVMLKNSVAAYKDENTQLAKKVAEMDDAVDTLYGETIQELFKLSGEKSENLNHITQYLFICRYLERSADHITNVAEYIFYLVKGKHYELNN
- a CDS encoding PstS family phosphate ABC transporter substrate-binding protein, translated to MKKFKYIALTAAISGALALSACGPQNTGSVTEGNQNSPEHASESKQFEGTVNIDGSSTVFPIMEAVAEEYNLVQPDMKVSVASSGTGGGFKAFIAGETDISNASRPIKDEEKEQLEEAGIEYTEFEIAKDGLSIVVNKDNDWVDSLTVEELKQMWVEDGTAKKWSDIREEWPEEEIKFYSPGTDSGTYDYFNEVILEEQPIVENATLSEDDNILVTGVTGDKNAIGFFGYAYYAENKENLKVVPIDGGNGAVEPTNETVESGEYSPLSRPLFIYVKNDSVKKEEIYDFMNFTLENAGELSEDVGYVKLPSYDDALSTLEDLK
- the pstA gene encoding phosphate ABC transporter permease PstA; the encoded protein is MNLVDREQVKQKMKSRLFKNVFFKGIFLLATLFGLLVLGTLLYRVVSQGAVYLDWQFLNSLPSRKPEQAGIYTALNGTIWLMFVVAPVSLLLGVGTAIYLEEYAKKNRFTMFIQINISNLAGVPSVVFGLLGLTIFVRALSLGTSVLAAGLTMSLLILPVIIVAAQEAVRAVPKQLREASYGMGATKWQTIVRVVMPAAIPGILTGAILALSRAIGETAPLVVLGLPLFLAFLPNSFLDTLTVLPMQIYNWTSRPQVEFQALAAAGILVLLILLIAMNSIAVIIRNKFQKRM
- the pstB gene encoding phosphate ABC transporter ATP-binding protein PstB, whose product is MAKEDKKIKQVVYKTSQLHLWYGDNHALKNIDLDIMENEVTAIIGPSGCGKSTYIKTLNRMIELVPIVRTSGEISYRGRNILDKSYGVEELRTKVGMVFQKPNPFPKSIYENVAYGPKIHGIRDKKILDQIVEKSLRGAAIWDEVKDRLKENAYGLSGGQQQRLCIARCLAIEPDVILMDEPTSALDPISTLKVEELVQELKKKFSIIIVTHNMQQAARISDKTAFFLNGEVIEYDETNRIFSTPTDKRTEDYITGRFG